The following is a genomic window from Flavobacteriales bacterium.
CTTCGCCGAGGAGGGCCTCCTGCTCGAGGCGGGCCTCATCGAGCATGTGGCGCAGAGCACCGCGCTGGGCACCGGATACGCCGCGGCCGGCGCAGGCGAGGGCGAACCCCCTGTGGGTTTCATCGGGGCGGTGTCGCGCCTGCGCATCGAACGGCTGCCCCGCATCGGAGACCTGCTGGAGACCACCGTGGCGATGCAGCACCGCTTGGCCAACGTGCAGGTGCTGCTGGGCACCGTGCGTGCGGCCGACGTGGTGATCGCCGAAATGGAGATGAAGGTGTTCCTGATGACCGGAGCCGATGGAGCCTGAACTGACCACCACCTGCGAGGTGCCCATCACCTTCGGCGACCTGGACCCCATGGGCATCGTGTGGCACGGCAACTATGTGAAGTTCATGGAACGTGGCCGCGAGGCCTTCGGCCATGCGCATGGGCTGGACGCCATGAAGATCTTCGACCTCGGCTTCACCACGCCCGTGGTGCGTACGGTGATCGACCACAAGGCCATGCTGGAGTACGGCGACATCGTGGAGATCACCACGGCCTTCGTCCCCCAGGCCGCGGCCAAGGTGGTGCTGCGCTACCGCATCCGGGCCAAGGGCCGCACCGCAGTGGCGGCGGTGGCCGAGACCACACAGGTGTTCCTGGACCGAGAGCGGAAGCTGCAGTTGATCCCCCCCCCCTTCTACCAGGAATGGAAACAGCGCCACGGGCTCCGGTGAACGACCCGATCGTCCTGGGAGCCCCCGGCTGCTTGACACCACTGGGCGCCACTCTGGAGGACAGCTTCGCAGCGATGCATGCGGGCCGGTGCGGCTTGCGGCCTGAACCGTTCCCCGGCAGTGATGCTCCGGTGCATGTGGGCCGGTGCGACGAGACCGCGCTCACCGGCGGGGGCCGCCGCGCCCAGCGCCTGCTGGGCGCGGCCGTGCGACAGACCATGTCCGGCCTGTCGCGCAGCCTGCGCACCCTGCCCCGCACCGCTTGGATCCTGGCCACCACCAAGGGCGACATCCGGGCCCTGGAGGAAGGGCGTCCCGAGGATGCGGAGCTGCCGTTGTTCGCCATGCGCACGGGCGTGGCCCTCGGCCTGCCGGGCACGCCCATCGTGGTGTCCAACGCCTGCGTCTCCGGCACGCTGGCGGTGCATCTGGCCGCTGGCATGATCCGGAACGGCGATGCGGACCATGTGCTGGTGACAGGGCTCGATGAGGCCACGGACTTCGTGCTTTCGGGCTTCCACTGCCTGCACGCCATCGCCAACGGGCCCTGCCGCCCCTTCGACGATGACCGTGACGGCATCTCCCTGGGCGAGGCCGCCGCTTCGGTGGTGCTCACGCGCGACCCGAGCCTCTTCCGCCACGGCCCCCTGGCCACCTACCTCGGAGGCGGAATGGGCAACGATGCCAACCACATCTCCGGCCCCTCCCGCACCGGCGAGGGCCTGGTGCGCGCCGTGCAGGGCGCGCTGGTCGATGCGGGGCTCGCGGTGGATGCGATCACCCATGTGAACGCGCACGGCACGGGCAGCGTGTACAATGACGGCATGGAGCACATCGCCTTCACCCGGCTGGGCCTCGGCCATGCTCCGGTGAACTCCTACAAGGGCTACTTCGGCCACACGCTCGGCGCCGCGGGCCTGGTGGAGGCCTTGGTGGCCGTGCATGCGCTGCGGCAGGGCGTGATGCTGCGCAGCCTCGGCGCCACCCGCTCGGTCACGCTGCCCGGCATCGATGTGCTCCATGAGCATCGCCACACCCAGGGCCGCACGCTGCTGAAGACCTCCTCGGGCTTCGGAGGCTGCAACGCCGCCATCGTGCTCCGCGCATGACGCCCATCGCCCACAGCCGCCTGTCCCCCGGGGTGTTCACCTTGGACGCGACGCTTCTCGCCGCGCCGTCAGGCCCCCCCGTTGAAGCGCTGCGCGCGGCGTACCAGGCCCTGGCGATGGACTACCCCAAGTTCCACAAGATGGACCTGGCCGCGAAACTGGCCGTGCTGGTGGCCGAGCCCGTGCTGCGCGTGGCGCGCGACCGCGGTGCCGACCTGGCCGAAGGCACGGCCGTGCTGGCCCTGAGCCGCAGTGGCAGCGGCAGCAGCGATGTGGAGCACTGGCGGATCCGGCAGGGGTCTGGGCTCGCCAGCCCGGCGGTCTTCGTGTACACCCTGCCCAACATCGGTGTGGGCGAGCTCACCATCCGCCACGGCATGCGCGGCCCTTCGCTCTGCCTGATGACTCCGGGCCCCGACAGCCCCGAAAGCGTGGTGGCGGCACGGCTGCTCCGCGACGACCTGCGGGTGCGGTGGCTGGTCTGCCTGTGGTCCGATATCTTCGCCGATCGTTTCGAGGCCCAGGCCGTGCTTTTCGGTCCGGATGCTGACCTGACGAACCAAGCCGACCTCACGACGTTATTCCCCAGCACTCCCTGACCATGGACGCACAGGCCCTGAAGCAGCAGCTCAAAGCGCAGATCATCGAACAGCTCAACCTGGAGGAGGTGAAGGTGGAGGACATCGGCGATGACCAGGTCCTGTTCGGCGAAGGCCTCGGCCTGGATTCCATCGATGCGTTGGAGCTGATCGTGCTGCTGGAGCGCCACTACGGCATCAAGATCACCGACCCCAAGCAGGGTCAGACGGTGTTCCGCTCGGTGAACACCATGGCGGAGTTCATCCAGAGCCACGGCCAGTGAACCGCCCACCGGTCGCCATCACGGGGATCGGCGCGATCTCTGCGCTGGGGACCGGGACCGCGGCCCAGTTAAGCGGGCTGCGCGCAGGCCGTTCGGGCATCGGCCGGCTCACCCACCTGCAGCTGCCCTTCCCCGAGCTCTGGTTCGGTGAAGTGAAGGCCACCAACAGCGACCTCGCCGCGCTGGCCGGGGTGGATCCCGACCGCTCACGCACCGTGCTGCTCGGCCTCATCGCCGCCCAGGAGGCGCTGCGCGATGCGGGCATCGGTACGGACGAGGTCGTCGACCTGCTCAGCGCGAGCACGGTGGGCGGCATGGACCGCAGCGAGGCCTTCGCGACGGGATGGATGGCCGGCGGCGTGGACGGCATCGACCGTGCCCTCGGCCATGCCGTCGGCGACCACGCGCTCCAGCTCGCCGGCCACCTTGGACTCCGCGGACTGGTGACCACCCTGAGCACCGCCTGCTCCAGCAGCGCCAACGCGCTGATGCTGGGCGCGTGGCTGATCCGTTCGGGCCGGGCCGAGGTGGTGCTCGCCGGCGGCACCGATGCCTTGTGCCGCTTCACCACCGAAGGGTTCCGGGCCCTCAGCGCCATGGACCCCACCCCGTGCCGGCCGTTCAGTGCCGACCGCGGCGGCATGAACCTGGGCGAGGGCGCGGCCTACCTGGTGCTGGAACGCGCCGACCGGGCCGAGGCACGCGGACGCACCCCGTTGGCCTACCTCGCCGGGGCCGCCAACACCAACGATGCGCACCACCAAACGGCCACCTCGCCCGATGGCGAAGGCCCCTTCCAGGCCATGCGCGCCGCCTTGGAGGATGCGGGCCGGGCGCCGGAGGCGGTGGACCTGATCAACGCCCACGGCACGGGCACCGACAACAACGACGGCACCGAACAGGTGGCCATGGAGCGCCTCTTCGCCACCATGCCGCCCTTCGTGAGCACCAAGAGCGCCACGGGGCACACGCTCGCCGCCGCCGGCGCCCTGGAGGCCGTGTTCAGCGTGCTGGCGATCCGCCACGGCGTGGTGCCGGCCAACCTGCGCTTCGCTGCGCCCATCGAGGGTTCGCGCAGTGCGCCCAACACCGCCCCGAACGAGGCCCGGGTATCGACCGTGCTGAGCACCTCCTTCGGCTTCGGCGGCAACGACAGTGCGCTGGTCCTCACCGCCACACCATGATCATCCGCGCCGCCGCCCACTACACGCTGCGCCCAGGCTCGGGCGAGGAGGCCGTGGTGCCCGGCATGGAGCTGCTGCCCAAGCCGATGGCGCGCCGCATGATCGCCCCGGTGCGCCGCGCGATGGCCTGTGCGCTGGCGGCGCTCGCGGAGGCCGGCATCGAGCGGCCGGATGCGATCTGCTACGGCACCGGTCTGGGCTGCCTGGCCGACACCCGGGAGTTCCTGCTGGAGATCGAGCGCAACGCCGGATCGCTGCTGGCGCCCACGAGCTTCATGCGCAGCACGCACAACACCGTGGCCGGGCTGATCGCGCTCGCGCTGAAGGCCCAGGGGCCGAACCTCACCTTCAGCCAGGGCTTCACCAGCTTCCACGCCGCGCTGCTCGCCGCCCTGATGCACCTGGAGCGCCGCCCCGGCGACCGCGTGCTCGTGGGCGCGAGCGATGAGCACCTGCCCCTGCTCGACCACCTCTTCGATGCGCTGCACGGCGCCGGGCATGCACCGAACGGCGCGCGGCCTGCGGAAGGCGCCGCCTTCTTCGTGCTCGGCGGTGCCGACGGTGCGGTCAAGGGCCGTGTGGTGGACGTGCGCATGGGCCCTGCCGAGCGGGTGGCGGTCCGCGACGACATCCCGGTGTGGACCGGCGCCCTGGTGCCCGCCGCGTCGAACGGCACCTCCTACGTGCATCGCACCGGGCTGCACCACAGCGCACCGGCGGTGGCCATGGCGTTGGCGCTCGCCGATGCCGGATCCGCCGTGCAACTGGTGGACCGCGAGGGGGAACAGCACGGGCTGATCCACGTGGCGCGATGAGCCTTCACCACAAGCTGCTGTTCGTCGTGCTGCCGCTGCACGCGCTGTTGCTGGCGCTGGCGTGGACAGGTGCCTGGCCGTGGTGGCCCTTCATCGCGGGGCTCGCCGCCCACCTGCTTCTGCTGGGCTGGGGGGCGATGGACCACGCGCTGGGCCTCTTCCTGCGCGCCCACCGCCACGGCAAGCCCGGCACGCTCGCGCTCACGTACGACGATGGTCCGCACCCGCAGCACACCCCCGCCCTGCTCGACCTGCTGAAGGCCGAGGGCGTGCAGGCCGCCTTCTTCTGCATCGGCCGGGAGGTGGAGCGGCATCCCGCGCTGGTGAAGCGCATGGTGGACGAAGGCCATCTGGTGGGCTGCCACAGCATGGACCATCCCGTGGGCTGGGGCTTCATCAGCACCGCCCTCAGCGTGGAACAGATCTTGCGCGGCGTGGCCGCCATCGAACAGGCCTGCGGCATGCGCACCCCGTGGTTCCGTCCACCCTTCGGGGTCACCTCGCCCAATGTGGCCGCCGCCGTGCGCCGCACCGGGGTGCGGGTGATCGGCTGGGACGTGCGCCCCTTCGACACCACCTTCCGCACCACGGAGAAACGCCTCGCCTGGATCTTCGGCGAGCGGCCCAAGGGCACCGTGGTGGTGCTGCACGACACCGTGGGCCCCGTGGTGGAGACCACCCGCGCCATCATCGAACGCTGCCGCACCGCCGGTGTGCCCCTCCTGCGGGTGGACCGGTCCCTCGGCTTCAACTGACCCCATGCGCGCCGCGATCACCACCCTGCTGCTGGCGCTGTGCACCCTGGTGCACGGCCAGTTCAGCGCCATCGGCCCGGACCATGAAGCCGTGAAGGGGTTGCTGGCCGCCACGCGGGCGATGCGCACCGTGCAGGCCACCTTCGTGCAGGAGAAGCACCTCCGGGCCCTGAAGGCGCCGGTGAGCGAACCCGGCCGCTTCGTGTACGAGCGGCCCGACCGCTTCCGCTGGAGCGTGGACGGGACCGCGCCGCTCACCATCCTCACCGCCGGCCCGCTGGTGCGCGTGAAGGAGAACGGGACGGAGAAGCGCCTCGGCCCCGCCGAGCAGCGCCTGTACGCTTCGATCAACGCCCTGGTGCTGGACCTGGTGAGCGGCCGCCTGCTGGACAGCCCGGAGATGAAGCCGCGCTACGAGCTGGGCGGCGATGTGCTCGTGGCCCACCTCACCCCGGTGGGCGCGATGGCGCGCCGCGTGCAGCGCATGGTCCTCCGCTTCGACCGCCGCACCTACCGCCTGCGTGAGATGGAGACCGTGGAGCTCGACGGCGACCGCACCGTGGTGCGCTACACCGATGTGCAGGTGGACAAGCCCGTGTCTTCCGGGGCCTTCACCGATCTTTGACGCCATGGACGCCGCTTGCCGCAGTCTCTTCCACGTGGAGTCCTTCGCGCCCCTCGCCGAAGACCGAGGCTGGCAGGCCCGCGCGGTGATGGACCCGCAGCACGCGATCCTCCAGGGCCATTTCCCCGGCCGCCCCGTGATGCCCGGCGTGGCCATGGTGCAGCTGGCGGGCGCCCTGCTGAGCCGCGGGCTCGGGCGTCCGGTGCACCTGCGCAGCAGCCGCGTCATCAAGTTCCTGTCGCCGCTGGAGCCCGCCACGGGCACGGTGCTCGACCTCACGCTTCGCATCACCGGTGAGGACGGCGACAGCGTGTCGTGCGACGTCAGCGGCAGCTGCGGCGACCGCGCGGTCTTCAGCATCAAGGGCGGCTTCGCCCCCCTGCCGGCATGAGCAGCACGCGCGCCTGCGTCCTGGTGCCCACCTACAACAACGCCGCCACCGTGGAGGGCGTGCTGCGCGCGATCCAGGCCGCCGGCGAGCGCGACATCGTGGTGGTGAACGACGGCAGCACCGACGGCACGGCGGCGATCCTGGCGCGCATCGACGGCATCACCGTGCTCACGAACGACCGCAACCGCGGCAAGGGCTTCTCGCTCCGGCGGGGCTTCGAGGCGGCGCTGGCGCAGGGCTTCACCTACGCCATCACCATCGACAGCGACGGGCAGCACGCCCCGGGCGAGATCGCCAAGCTGCGCGCGGCCATCGCCGCGAACCCCGGGGCGATGATCATGGGCGCGCGCGACATGAGCGGTGCGGACGTGCCCGGCAAGAGCAGCTTCGGCAACCGCTTCAGCAACTTCTGGTTCCGCATCGAGACGGGCTGGAGGCTGGACGACACGCAGACGGGCTTCCGCGCCTATCCGCTGGGGCCCACCTGTTCGTTCAGGGCCTGGACCGCGCGCTTCGAGTACGAGGTGGAGACCATCGTGCGACTGGCGTGGCGCGATGTGCCCTTCGTGCAGGTGCCGGTGAGCGTGCGCTACGACTTCCCCGAGCGCGTGTCGCACTTCAGGCCGGGCAAGGACTTCCTGCGCATCAGCCTGCTCAACTCGGTGCTGGTGACGCTGGCCTTCCTGTGGCACTGGCCGAAGCAGCTGCTCACGGGCGGCCGGCTGTGGCGGCGGCTGAAGGAGGAAGCGGTGCGGCCGGAGGAGAGCTCATTGCACAAGGCGCTCAGCATCGGCTTCGGGCTCTTCATGGGCATCGTGCCGATCTGGGGCTTTCAGTTGGCGGTGGGCATCCCGCTGGCCTTCCTGCTGAAGCTGAACCGTGTGCTCTTCGTGGCGGCGGCCAACATCAGCATCCCGCCCATGATCCCGCTGATCCTGTACGGCAGCTACCGCATGGGCGCGCCGTTCGTGGGCGACGACCGCGTGCGCATCGAACGCTTCGCCGACCTCACCCTGGAGGCCATCCATTGGAACATGATGCAGTACCTGCTGGGCGCCGTGCTGCTGGCCCTGGCGGCCGGGCTGGCGGGCACGCTGGTGAGCTGGGCGGTGCTGCGGGGGGCGCGGGGGCGGTGAACCGCGGATCAAGCAACCATCGCCATACGCATTCCCCCTCCCCCGCACAAGGGGGAGAACACGTGGGTGGACCTACGTGGAAATACATGGGTGGACCCACGTGAAAAGCCCCTTGTGCGAGGATGATCCTTGGCCCTGCTTTGGACACTCATCGCCCTTCGGCCATGGGACGAGCCGCAGGAAGTCCCACTTCAACCCCCGGATCATGTTCAAATCCCCCCCCCCCCCCCCGCGCGAACGCTCTGGACCTCAGCGCTG
Proteins encoded in this region:
- a CDS encoding 3-hydroxyacyl-ACP dehydratase, whose protein sequence is MVRADNVFAEEGLLLEAGLIEHVAQSTALGTGYAAAGAGEGEPPVGFIGAVSRLRIERLPRIGDLLETTVAMQHRLANVQVLLGTVRAADVVIAEMEMKVFLMTGADGA
- a CDS encoding acyl-CoA thioesterase, encoding MEPELTTTCEVPITFGDLDPMGIVWHGNYVKFMERGREAFGHAHGLDAMKIFDLGFTTPVVRTVIDHKAMLEYGDIVEITTAFVPQAAAKVVLRYRIRAKGRTAVAAVAETTQVFLDRERKLQLIPPPFYQEWKQRHGLR
- a CDS encoding beta-ketoacyl synthase; its protein translation is METAPRAPVNDPIVLGAPGCLTPLGATLEDSFAAMHAGRCGLRPEPFPGSDAPVHVGRCDETALTGGGRRAQRLLGAAVRQTMSGLSRSLRTLPRTAWILATTKGDIRALEEGRPEDAELPLFAMRTGVALGLPGTPIVVSNACVSGTLAVHLAAGMIRNGDADHVLVTGLDEATDFVLSGFHCLHAIANGPCRPFDDDRDGISLGEAAASVVLTRDPSLFRHGPLATYLGGGMGNDANHISGPSRTGEGLVRAVQGALVDAGLAVDAITHVNAHGTGSVYNDGMEHIAFTRLGLGHAPVNSYKGYFGHTLGAAGLVEALVAVHALRQGVMLRSLGATRSVTLPGIDVLHEHRHTQGRTLLKTSSGFGGCNAAIVLRA
- a CDS encoding acyl carrier protein → MDAQALKQQLKAQIIEQLNLEEVKVEDIGDDQVLFGEGLGLDSIDALELIVLLERHYGIKITDPKQGQTVFRSVNTMAEFIQSHGQ
- a CDS encoding beta-ketoacyl-[acyl-carrier-protein] synthase family protein; the encoded protein is MNRPPVAITGIGAISALGTGTAAQLSGLRAGRSGIGRLTHLQLPFPELWFGEVKATNSDLAALAGVDPDRSRTVLLGLIAAQEALRDAGIGTDEVVDLLSASTVGGMDRSEAFATGWMAGGVDGIDRALGHAVGDHALQLAGHLGLRGLVTTLSTACSSSANALMLGAWLIRSGRAEVVLAGGTDALCRFTTEGFRALSAMDPTPCRPFSADRGGMNLGEGAAYLVLERADRAEARGRTPLAYLAGAANTNDAHHQTATSPDGEGPFQAMRAALEDAGRAPEAVDLINAHGTGTDNNDGTEQVAMERLFATMPPFVSTKSATGHTLAAAGALEAVFSVLAIRHGVVPANLRFAAPIEGSRSAPNTAPNEARVSTVLSTSFGFGGNDSALVLTATP
- a CDS encoding beta-ketoacyl synthase chain length factor is translated as MIIRAAAHYTLRPGSGEEAVVPGMELLPKPMARRMIAPVRRAMACALAALAEAGIERPDAICYGTGLGCLADTREFLLEIERNAGSLLAPTSFMRSTHNTVAGLIALALKAQGPNLTFSQGFTSFHAALLAALMHLERRPGDRVLVGASDEHLPLLDHLFDALHGAGHAPNGARPAEGAAFFVLGGADGAVKGRVVDVRMGPAERVAVRDDIPVWTGALVPAASNGTSYVHRTGLHHSAPAVAMALALADAGSAVQLVDREGEQHGLIHVAR
- a CDS encoding polysaccharide deacetylase family protein, whose translation is MSLHHKLLFVVLPLHALLLALAWTGAWPWWPFIAGLAAHLLLLGWGAMDHALGLFLRAHRHGKPGTLALTYDDGPHPQHTPALLDLLKAEGVQAAFFCIGREVERHPALVKRMVDEGHLVGCHSMDHPVGWGFISTALSVEQILRGVAAIEQACGMRTPWFRPPFGVTSPNVAAAVRRTGVRVIGWDVRPFDTTFRTTEKRLAWIFGERPKGTVVVLHDTVGPVVETTRAIIERCRTAGVPLLRVDRSLGFN
- a CDS encoding outer membrane lipoprotein carrier protein LolA, with translation MRAAITTLLLALCTLVHGQFSAIGPDHEAVKGLLAATRAMRTVQATFVQEKHLRALKAPVSEPGRFVYERPDRFRWSVDGTAPLTILTAGPLVRVKENGTEKRLGPAEQRLYASINALVLDLVSGRLLDSPEMKPRYELGGDVLVAHLTPVGAMARRVQRMVLRFDRRTYRLREMETVELDGDRTVVRYTDVQVDKPVSSGAFTDL
- a CDS encoding DUF2062 domain-containing protein → MSSTRACVLVPTYNNAATVEGVLRAIQAAGERDIVVVNDGSTDGTAAILARIDGITVLTNDRNRGKGFSLRRGFEAALAQGFTYAITIDSDGQHAPGEIAKLRAAIAANPGAMIMGARDMSGADVPGKSSFGNRFSNFWFRIETGWRLDDTQTGFRAYPLGPTCSFRAWTARFEYEVETIVRLAWRDVPFVQVPVSVRYDFPERVSHFRPGKDFLRISLLNSVLVTLAFLWHWPKQLLTGGRLWRRLKEEAVRPEESSLHKALSIGFGLFMGIVPIWGFQLAVGIPLAFLLKLNRVLFVAAANISIPPMIPLILYGSYRMGAPFVGDDRVRIERFADLTLEAIHWNMMQYLLGAVLLALAAGLAGTLVSWAVLRGARGR